From the genome of Emys orbicularis isolate rEmyOrb1 chromosome 17, rEmyOrb1.hap1, whole genome shotgun sequence, one region includes:
- the LOC135890871 gene encoding fibrinogen-like protein 1-like protein isoform X2 has protein sequence MAARCPHLLLLTGLLALSAPVLTLEIHNLNILKGPTHAIRNIHPKHLKAVWPKDCSEITWNRVSGVFVIQPTGLHQIVVYCDLNSTSEGWTVLQRNRHDTQITWAESWSTYKYGFGNVQDDYWLGTEYIYRIAKQKVYQVRFVIHDSSGTMKYADYNLFGLEDESKGYRLRLGSYTGTAGDAMTSNNPTTVHDNMKFSAKDLDQDTSSGNCASSSGGGWWYSACHSVRLNVKGSITWGSFCSGNCQASAILIKPASYC, from the exons ATGG CTGCCCGGTGCCCTCATCTCCTGCTCCTCACCGGCCTGCTGGCCCTGTCAGCCCCAGTTCTCACCCTGGAAATACACAACCTGAACATCTTAAAGGGACCCACCCATGCAATCAGGAACATCCACCCAAAGCACCTGAAGGCAG TCTGGCCCAAGGACTGCAGCGAGATAACCTGGAACAGGGTCAGCGGCGTCTTCGTCATCCAGCCCACAGGACTCCACCAGATTGTCGTTTACTGTGACTTGAACAGCACCAGCGAGGGCTGGACGGTCCTCCAGCGGAACCGGCACGACACACAGATCACCTGGGCTGAATCCTGGAGCACCTACAAGTACGGCTTTGGCAACGTGCAGGATGACTACTGGCTGGGGACGGAGTACATCTATCGGATCGCCAAGCAGAAGGTCTACCAGGTCAGGTTTGTCATCCACGATTCATCCGGCACCATGAAATACGCAGACTACAACCTCTTCGGTCTGGAAGACGAGTCCAAAGGCTACAGGCTGAGGCTGGGCTCTTACACTGGGACTGCAGGGGACGCCATGACTTCAAACAATCCTACCACCGTGCATGACAACATGAAGTTCTCTGCTAAAGACCTGGATCAGGACACTTCCAGTGGGAACTGTGCGTCTAGCTCTGGTGGGGGCTGGTGGTACTCGGCTTGTCATTCTGTTCGACTGAACGTCAAAGGGAGCATCACTTGGGGTAGTTTCTGTAGTGGGAACTGCCAAGCCTCCGCCATCCTCATCAAACCAGCGTCTTACTGTTag
- the LOC135890950 gene encoding fibrinogen-like protein 1-like protein, translating to MSGQSVSIGTVFFCFQSSSLLLLSALSMMALLCVAPVQGNGALAHKKVERGFPKDCSNIPRDSPSGVHVIQPAGSPPRVVWCDMDTEGKGWTVVQRNSYNTEITWKESWSTYKYGFGNVQQDYWLGNEYLSLLTRQNTYKVRFVVEDKSNNTRYAEYDIFSVEDEPSGYPLRLGRYSGDGEDYLTTYHSGLGGIHDNMKFSTTDKDQDQTSGNCASSYGGWWYDKCQNVLLNGKGYIYWAGFCKSGECKSSLILVKPTDVCWVRQEEPILLGSRRR from the exons ATGTCTGGGCAAAGTGTTTCCATTGGAACAGTGTTTTTCTGT TTCCAGTCCAGCTCTCTTCTGCTTCTGTCTGCGCTGTCCATGATGGCGCTCCTTTGCGTAGCCCCCGTGCAGGGCAACGGGGCCCTGGCCCACAAGAAGGTCGAGAGGG GGTTCCCCAAAGACTGCAGCAACATTCCCAGGGACAGCCCCAGCGGGGTCCATGTCATCCAGCCGGCAGGCTCTCCCCCTCGAGTGGTGTGGTGTGACATGGACACCGAAGGCAAAGGCTGGACCGTTGTCCAGAGAAATTCTTACAACACAGAGATCACCTGGAAGGAGTCCTGGAGCACCTACAAGTACGGCTTTGGGAACGTGCAGCAGGATTACTGGCTGGGCAACGAGTACCTGTCCCTGCTCACGCGGCAGAACACCTACAAGGTCCGCTTTGTCGTGGAGGACAAATCCAACAACACCCGCTACGCAGAGTACGACATCTTCAGTGTCGAGGATGAGCCCAGCGGGTACCCGCTGAGGCTGGGCAGGTACTCTGGGGACGGCGAGGACTATCTCACCACCTACCACTCCGGCCTGGGGGGCATACACGACAACATGAAGTTCAGCACAACTGACAAGGATCAGGACCAGACCAGTGGGAATTGCGCAAGTAGCTATGGAGGCTGGTGGTACGACAAGTGTCAGAACGTCCTGCTCAATGGGAAAGGCTACATCTACTGGGCAGGATTCTGTAAGAGTGGGGAGTGCAAGTCTTCCCTCATCCTGGTTAAGCCAACAGACGTGTGCTGGGTCCGGCAGGAGGAGCCCATCCTCCTTGGGAGCCGGCGCCGCTGA
- the LOC135890871 gene encoding fibrinogen-like protein 1-like protein isoform X1, whose amino-acid sequence MAARCPHLLLLTGLLALSAPVLTLEIHNLNILKGPTHAIRNIHPKHLKADQGKGSLRHSRDSDPELPEAHVWPKDCSEITWNRVSGVFVIQPTGLHQIVVYCDLNSTSEGWTVLQRNRHDTQITWAESWSTYKYGFGNVQDDYWLGTEYIYRIAKQKVYQVRFVIHDSSGTMKYADYNLFGLEDESKGYRLRLGSYTGTAGDAMTSNNPTTVHDNMKFSAKDLDQDTSSGNCASSSGGGWWYSACHSVRLNVKGSITWGSFCSGNCQASAILIKPASYC is encoded by the exons ATGG CTGCCCGGTGCCCTCATCTCCTGCTCCTCACCGGCCTGCTGGCCCTGTCAGCCCCAGTTCTCACCCTGGAAATACACAACCTGAACATCTTAAAGGGACCCACCCATGCAATCAGGAACATCCACCCAAAGCACCTGAAGGCAG ATCAGGGGAAAGGGAGCCTGCGGCACAGCCGAGACAGTGACCCGGAGTTACCAGAGGCCCACG TCTGGCCCAAGGACTGCAGCGAGATAACCTGGAACAGGGTCAGCGGCGTCTTCGTCATCCAGCCCACAGGACTCCACCAGATTGTCGTTTACTGTGACTTGAACAGCACCAGCGAGGGCTGGACGGTCCTCCAGCGGAACCGGCACGACACACAGATCACCTGGGCTGAATCCTGGAGCACCTACAAGTACGGCTTTGGCAACGTGCAGGATGACTACTGGCTGGGGACGGAGTACATCTATCGGATCGCCAAGCAGAAGGTCTACCAGGTCAGGTTTGTCATCCACGATTCATCCGGCACCATGAAATACGCAGACTACAACCTCTTCGGTCTGGAAGACGAGTCCAAAGGCTACAGGCTGAGGCTGGGCTCTTACACTGGGACTGCAGGGGACGCCATGACTTCAAACAATCCTACCACCGTGCATGACAACATGAAGTTCTCTGCTAAAGACCTGGATCAGGACACTTCCAGTGGGAACTGTGCGTCTAGCTCTGGTGGGGGCTGGTGGTACTCGGCTTGTCATTCTGTTCGACTGAACGTCAAAGGGAGCATCACTTGGGGTAGTTTCTGTAGTGGGAACTGCCAAGCCTCCGCCATCCTCATCAAACCAGCGTCTTACTGTTag